The following proteins come from a genomic window of Pyxidicoccus sp. MSG2:
- a CDS encoding alginate lyase family protein yields MGTLDYYAAIARLAPAGLARSAVRRVQGVARQALYRRRERADEVQLLQAFGATGADELADLALGQRSSRIWCEISHRASVLEALAALPGATERARAHAHAALRQEWDLFGTRLSFGEGRPVDWSLDPISGHRYPVEPVERMPLHSTGKDPKYPWVMGRLDSAVALAQGYWISTTREERSRFATAFVAQTLDFLQANPVGMGVHWTCAMEIALRAANLAQALAMFSDAPQVRRPEFLVPVLGALAEHTAWVEAHLEDKGAVPNNHLVSNYVGLLVVGLLFPELPGAPQQVALAVGGLREQMVAQVHLEGTSFEGSIPYHRLSVELFALAYLAARGAGVPLGPAYESRLRRMFHAMRAWCSEQGLAPQIGDNDSGRVFPLCEREDNAHGYLVGLGAALFGDAGLGGGELPDEAAWLLGRAGVERFRALPVAPAPVSVSFPEGGFHILRGAGAVITVCAGKQGQGGVGGHSHNDKLSFELHLDGRPVIVDPGTGTYTRDPATRNWFRGTSAHNTVQVDGAEQSTVDPARLFALPEEARARVVAFLPGGTVDRLLVRHDGYRMLPAPVGIERTFRLDRFERALSGRDRFIGMGRHDVVGRFHLPDEQARMVAPDVQVLARACRVAEGPVEFESLAVELGPQGAPHAWVVVEKGLALKLAPSRYSPGYGRVVSALAVEFRGQVTPPVWLRWVVVFR; encoded by the coding sequence ATGGGGACTCTCGACTACTACGCGGCGATCGCACGACTGGCCCCGGCAGGGCTTGCGCGGAGCGCGGTGCGGCGGGTTCAAGGCGTGGCCAGGCAGGCGCTGTATCGCCGGCGAGAGCGCGCCGACGAGGTCCAGCTCCTCCAGGCCTTCGGCGCGACGGGCGCCGACGAGCTGGCGGACCTGGCCCTGGGCCAGCGCTCCTCGCGCATCTGGTGCGAAATCTCTCATCGGGCCTCGGTGCTCGAGGCGCTCGCCGCGCTGCCTGGTGCCACCGAGCGCGCCCGGGCCCACGCGCACGCCGCGCTCCGTCAGGAGTGGGACCTCTTCGGCACGCGTTTGTCTTTTGGTGAGGGCCGTCCGGTGGACTGGTCCCTGGACCCCATCAGCGGCCACCGCTATCCGGTGGAGCCGGTGGAGCGGATGCCGCTGCACTCGACGGGGAAGGACCCGAAGTACCCGTGGGTGATGGGCCGGCTCGACAGCGCGGTGGCGCTGGCGCAGGGGTATTGGATTTCGACGACGCGCGAGGAGCGCTCGCGCTTCGCCACCGCCTTCGTGGCGCAGACGCTGGACTTCCTGCAGGCCAACCCCGTGGGCATGGGCGTCCACTGGACGTGCGCCATGGAGATTGCCCTGCGCGCGGCGAACCTCGCGCAGGCGCTGGCCATGTTCTCCGACGCGCCCCAGGTGCGCCGGCCGGAGTTCCTGGTGCCGGTGCTGGGCGCGCTCGCCGAGCACACCGCGTGGGTGGAGGCCCACCTCGAGGACAAGGGCGCGGTGCCCAACAACCACCTGGTCTCGAACTACGTGGGACTGCTGGTGGTGGGGCTGCTCTTCCCGGAGCTGCCGGGCGCGCCGCAGCAGGTGGCGCTCGCGGTGGGGGGCCTGCGCGAGCAGATGGTGGCGCAGGTGCACCTCGAGGGCACGTCCTTCGAGGGCTCCATTCCCTATCACCGGCTCTCGGTGGAGCTGTTCGCCCTGGCGTACCTCGCGGCGCGAGGCGCGGGCGTGCCGCTGGGGCCGGCGTACGAGTCACGGCTGCGCCGCATGTTCCACGCCATGCGCGCGTGGTGCTCGGAGCAGGGGCTGGCGCCGCAGATTGGTGACAACGACTCCGGCCGCGTCTTCCCGCTGTGTGAGCGCGAGGACAACGCGCACGGCTACCTGGTGGGACTGGGCGCGGCGCTCTTCGGCGACGCCGGCCTGGGCGGTGGCGAGCTTCCGGACGAGGCGGCGTGGCTGCTGGGCCGTGCGGGCGTGGAGCGCTTCCGCGCGCTTCCCGTCGCGCCCGCGCCGGTGTCGGTGAGTTTTCCGGAAGGTGGTTTTCACATCTTGCGCGGCGCGGGTGCCGTTATCACTGTCTGCGCGGGCAAGCAGGGGCAGGGCGGAGTCGGGGGCCACAGCCACAACGACAAACTTTCTTTCGAGCTCCACCTCGACGGGCGTCCCGTCATCGTGGATCCGGGCACGGGCACGTACACGCGAGACCCGGCCACGCGGAACTGGTTCCGCGGCACTTCGGCGCACAACACGGTGCAGGTGGATGGCGCGGAGCAGTCCACCGTCGACCCGGCGCGGCTGTTCGCGCTGCCGGAAGAGGCGCGGGCTCGCGTGGTGGCCTTCCTTCCCGGGGGCACCGTGGACAGGCTGCTGGTCCGCCACGACGGCTACCGCATGCTGCCGGCGCCGGTGGGCATCGAGCGCACGTTCCGGCTCGACAGGTTCGAGCGCGCGTTGTCGGGGCGCGACAGGTTCATTGGCATGGGCCGGCACGACGTGGTCGGCCGGTTCCACCTGCCGGACGAGCAGGCGCGGATGGTGGCGCCGGATGTGCAAGTGCTGGCCCGCGCGTGCCGGGTGGCGGAAGGGCCGGTCGAGTTCGAGTCGCTCGCGGTGGAGCTGGGCCCACAAGGGGCTCCCCACGCGTGGGTGGTGGTGGAGAAGGGTCTGGCGCTGAAGCTGGCGCCGTCGCGGTATTCGCCAGGGTATGGCCGGGTGGTGTCGGCGCTGGCGGTGGAGTTCCGGGGGCAGGTGACTCCTCCGGTGTGGCTGAGATGGGTGGTTGTCTTCAGGTGA
- a CDS encoding sensor histidine kinase, whose product MERVLAAVAERALRCGTRAGLEALVREALRLTGASGAALYDGRTCVARAGRAAPARACATTARRQALVVWPEPLGATDQEVIARLARFGGSLMAAYAREVDAGARQARLLEAKQRLERAVSQAERRRSRASHDLRTPLMVMKGYVEMMVKGTAGPLTPAMQRYLDRMQRVANDQGALIERRLAKGVDEGVDDLRPLLRSAFLSSARGGRAADVTMTLPDRPVALKGPRTSVDLLVRTLARAVAASGAAVTVRVEPAEDPDMWRLRVDARGGRALPEKTAAVLRHLAQRLRGGLSLPTVDEDGLVVHLPADDTVPAAHGG is encoded by the coding sequence GTGGAGAGGGTGCTCGCGGCGGTGGCCGAGCGGGCGCTGCGGTGTGGCACGCGCGCGGGGCTGGAGGCCCTGGTGCGCGAGGCACTGCGGCTGACCGGCGCGTCCGGGGCGGCTCTCTATGATGGGCGCACGTGTGTCGCGAGGGCCGGCCGTGCCGCCCCCGCGAGGGCGTGTGCCACGACGGCGCGGCGGCAGGCGCTGGTGGTGTGGCCCGAGCCTCTCGGTGCCACGGACCAGGAGGTGATTGCCCGGCTCGCGCGCTTCGGGGGCTCATTGATGGCCGCGTACGCGCGGGAGGTGGACGCGGGAGCGCGGCAGGCGCGGCTGCTGGAAGCCAAGCAGCGGCTGGAACGCGCGGTGTCCCAGGCGGAGCGGCGGCGCTCCCGGGCGTCGCACGATTTGCGCACGCCGCTGATGGTGATGAAGGGCTACGTGGAGATGATGGTGAAGGGCACCGCGGGCCCGCTGACGCCAGCCATGCAGCGCTACCTGGACCGGATGCAGCGCGTGGCGAACGACCAGGGCGCCCTCATCGAGCGGCGACTGGCGAAGGGGGTGGACGAGGGCGTGGACGACCTTCGTCCGCTCCTGCGCTCCGCCTTCCTCTCGTCGGCGCGCGGAGGCCGTGCGGCGGACGTGACGATGACGCTGCCGGACCGGCCCGTGGCGCTGAAGGGCCCGAGGACCTCGGTGGACCTGCTGGTGCGCACGCTGGCGCGGGCCGTGGCGGCGTCCGGCGCGGCGGTGACGGTACGCGTGGAGCCCGCGGAAGACCCGGACATGTGGCGGCTGCGCGTGGACGCGCGCGGAGGCAGGGCGCTGCCGGAGAAGACGGCGGCCGTGCTGCGGCACCTCGCACAGCGGCTGCGCGGTGGGCTGTCACTGCCCACCGTGGACGAAGACGGGCTCGTGGTGCACCTGCCCGCGGACGACACCGTGCCCGCGGCGCACGGTGGGTGA
- a CDS encoding hybrid sensor histidine kinase/response regulator yields MDAQLLRSIWPVFSAETREQIQAIGSKVLGLEGPAQEREADLLPSLKRLVHSLKGSAASLGLDDIEQVVHAIEDGLSTFKPEERLPRDAVESMLRGLSAIETAMGRGDAGQAPVVDGLGAVLSALGREGAVTAPAGGASGVAKGLDALESLEAALGALCSPDVPDRAAVVRTAVERARALRGTAEESGAEKVASLAEAAALAFTRMEPGGDAAGMAASDVAGTLVDLRAALEASGGAGAVERAVEALRSVPTPASAEGSGVQAAAGASQAVGGAADRTVRVSVKTLESLALQVELLMAGRAQQTRRGEAHRVLMDGMHEVLLHLERASSQLTMAGGGPALEPLRSGVTLMRGLQKRLLELTKESHRDGEQLSLVVQVARDDLRDLRMVPASTVLEPLRRTVREVSARLNKDVSLDLVGGDVRLDRRILDALKDPLLHLVRNAIDHGLESTADRRAAGKSETGRLWVRVEPRGTRIAVVVEDDGAGLSPERVRSTAVRRGLLTAEAAEKLTDAQAARLVFQPGFSTREQVTATSGRGVGLDVVQATAQRLQGSVDVDFTAGKGTRFTVDLPLTLAAALGLLVRTGTTVSAIPSDSVKRVLRLSPQDVGTVAGRVVARVDGEQLTFLPLAESIGLPRLPMALDTGKLQTAALLSVGDDKVLFAIDEVVGQQEIVVRSLGRHVQGVRHLAGAAVLDDGRVVPVLNATELVRAARPETRSSPGTQATRPRILVCDDALTTRFAMKSLLEIAGYPVVTAADGEEAWGVLERSPCQLVVSDWQMPRLDGVGLARRIKAHPTLHRTPVILVTSLDSPEDRAAGLEAGADGYLVKREVERGKLLELVRQLLPAS; encoded by the coding sequence ATGGACGCACAGCTCTTGCGCAGCATCTGGCCGGTGTTCTCCGCGGAGACGCGCGAGCAGATCCAGGCCATCGGGTCGAAGGTGCTGGGCCTGGAGGGCCCCGCGCAGGAGCGTGAGGCGGACCTGCTGCCGTCCCTCAAGCGCCTGGTGCACAGCCTCAAGGGCTCGGCGGCCAGCCTGGGGTTGGACGACATCGAACAGGTGGTGCACGCCATCGAGGACGGGCTCTCCACCTTCAAGCCGGAGGAGCGGCTGCCGCGCGACGCGGTGGAGTCCATGCTGCGCGGCCTGTCCGCGATTGAGACCGCCATGGGCCGCGGCGACGCGGGCCAGGCGCCCGTGGTGGACGGGCTGGGCGCGGTGCTGTCGGCACTGGGACGCGAGGGCGCGGTGACGGCGCCCGCGGGTGGCGCGAGCGGCGTGGCGAAGGGGCTGGACGCGCTGGAGTCGCTGGAGGCGGCGCTGGGCGCGCTGTGCTCGCCGGACGTGCCGGACCGCGCGGCGGTGGTGCGCACGGCGGTGGAGCGGGCGCGCGCGCTGAGGGGCACGGCCGAGGAGTCCGGGGCGGAGAAGGTGGCCTCGCTGGCGGAGGCCGCGGCGCTGGCCTTCACGCGCATGGAGCCCGGCGGCGACGCCGCGGGCATGGCCGCGTCCGACGTGGCGGGCACGCTGGTGGACCTGCGGGCCGCGCTGGAGGCCTCGGGCGGCGCGGGCGCGGTGGAGCGCGCCGTGGAGGCGCTGCGCTCGGTGCCGACGCCCGCGTCGGCGGAGGGCTCGGGCGTGCAGGCGGCGGCCGGGGCCTCGCAGGCGGTGGGCGGCGCGGCGGACCGCACGGTGCGCGTGTCGGTGAAGACGCTGGAGTCGCTCGCGCTGCAGGTGGAGCTGCTGATGGCGGGCCGGGCGCAGCAGACCCGGCGCGGCGAGGCGCACCGCGTGCTGATGGACGGCATGCACGAGGTGCTGCTGCACCTGGAGCGCGCGTCGTCGCAGCTCACCATGGCGGGCGGCGGGCCGGCGCTGGAGCCGCTGCGCTCGGGCGTGACGCTGATGCGGGGGCTGCAGAAGCGCCTGCTGGAGCTGACGAAGGAGTCGCACCGCGACGGCGAGCAGCTCTCGCTGGTGGTGCAGGTGGCGCGCGATGACCTACGGGACTTGCGCATGGTGCCGGCGTCGACGGTGCTGGAGCCGCTGCGGCGCACGGTGCGCGAGGTATCCGCGCGGCTGAACAAGGACGTGTCGCTGGACCTGGTGGGCGGGGACGTGCGGTTGGACCGGCGCATCCTCGACGCGCTGAAGGACCCGCTGCTGCACCTGGTGCGCAACGCCATCGACCACGGGCTCGAGTCCACGGCGGATCGCCGCGCGGCGGGCAAGTCGGAGACGGGGCGGCTGTGGGTGCGGGTGGAGCCCCGGGGCACGCGCATCGCGGTGGTGGTGGAGGACGACGGCGCGGGCCTGTCTCCGGAGCGGGTGCGGTCCACGGCGGTGCGCCGGGGGCTGCTCACCGCGGAGGCCGCTGAGAAGCTGACGGATGCGCAGGCGGCGCGGTTGGTGTTCCAGCCCGGCTTCTCCACGCGCGAGCAGGTGACGGCCACCTCCGGGCGAGGCGTGGGGCTGGACGTGGTGCAGGCCACCGCACAGCGGCTGCAGGGCTCGGTGGACGTGGACTTCACGGCGGGGAAGGGGACGCGCTTCACGGTGGACCTGCCGCTGACGCTGGCCGCGGCGCTGGGGCTGCTGGTGCGCACGGGCACGACGGTGTCCGCGATTCCCTCCGACAGCGTGAAGCGCGTGCTGCGCCTGTCGCCCCAGGACGTGGGCACGGTGGCGGGCCGCGTGGTGGCGCGCGTGGATGGCGAGCAGCTCACCTTCCTGCCGCTGGCGGAGTCCATCGGCCTGCCGCGGCTGCCCATGGCGCTGGACACGGGGAAGCTGCAGACGGCGGCGCTCCTGTCCGTGGGCGACGACAAGGTGCTGTTCGCCATCGACGAGGTGGTGGGGCAGCAGGAAATCGTCGTCCGCTCGCTCGGGCGGCACGTGCAGGGCGTGCGGCACCTGGCGGGCGCGGCGGTGCTGGACGACGGCCGCGTGGTGCCGGTGCTCAACGCGACGGAGCTGGTGCGGGCGGCCCGGCCGGAGACGCGCTCCTCGCCGGGGACGCAGGCCACGCGGCCTCGCATCCTGGTGTGCGACGACGCGCTCACCACGCGCTTCGCCATGAAGTCGCTGCTCGAAATCGCCGGCTATCCGGTGGTGACGGCGGCGGATGGCGAGGAGGCGTGGGGCGTGCTGGAGCGCTCGCCCTGCCAGCTCGTGGTGAGTGACTGGCAGATGCCCCGGCTGGACGGCGTGGGGCTGGCCCGGCGCATCAAGGCGCACCCGACGCTGCACCGCACGCCCGTCATCCTCGTCACCTCGCTCGACAGCCCGGAGGACCGGGCCGCGGGCCTGGAGGCGGGCGCGGACGGCTACCTCGTCAAGCGCGAGGTGGAACGCGGGAAGCTGCTGGAGTTGGTGCGGCAGCTCCTGCCCGCCTCCTGA
- a CDS encoding chemotaxis protein CheW, with product MPGDDAKVEIDYSALRRQLDEANALLEGTQKVSPERRREVLGARARALAESRHEERQEVLSVLAFQVGGERYAVRIEHVDHVLEARGIAALPGAPGHVLGALVSRSRVVPVLDLRQLLGLEGGGMSDLGKVVVVELGEECFGLAAEGVEGRKELPRTELSQPPPGPFLFLTQDRLTVLDLEQLGGPSGALPEGE from the coding sequence ATGCCCGGCGACGACGCGAAGGTGGAGATCGACTATTCCGCGCTGCGGCGGCAGCTCGACGAGGCGAACGCCCTGCTCGAGGGCACGCAGAAGGTGAGTCCGGAGCGGCGGCGCGAGGTGCTCGGCGCGCGCGCCCGGGCGCTGGCCGAGTCGCGCCACGAGGAGCGCCAGGAGGTGCTCTCGGTGCTGGCCTTCCAGGTGGGCGGCGAGCGCTACGCGGTACGCATCGAGCACGTGGACCACGTGCTGGAGGCGCGCGGAATCGCGGCCCTGCCGGGGGCGCCGGGGCACGTGCTGGGCGCGCTGGTGAGCCGCTCGCGCGTGGTGCCGGTGCTGGACCTGCGCCAGTTGCTGGGGTTGGAGGGCGGCGGCATGTCGGACCTGGGCAAGGTGGTGGTGGTGGAACTGGGCGAAGAGTGCTTCGGGCTGGCCGCGGAAGGCGTGGAGGGGCGCAAGGAGCTGCCGAGGACGGAGCTGTCGCAGCCGCCGCCGGGGCCCTTCCTGTTCCTCACGCAAGACAGGTTGACGGTGCTGGACCTGGAGCAGCTCGGGGGGCCCTCGGGCGCGCTGCCAGAGGGGGAATAG
- a CDS encoding response regulator, producing the protein MKVLIVEDTKTITNLLQVYLMGWGLEFFDAPNGALGLTRARDLKPDLIISDVQMPEMDGFALCAAVRADPNLHGTPFMMLTSLKDDASRQKGKLVGASAFLNKPVSVDDLRSKVRDILKLPATRY; encoded by the coding sequence ATGAAGGTGCTCATCGTCGAGGACACGAAGACCATCACCAACCTGCTCCAGGTGTACCTGATGGGGTGGGGCCTGGAGTTCTTCGACGCTCCCAACGGCGCGCTGGGGCTCACGCGGGCGCGTGACTTGAAGCCGGACCTCATCATCTCCGACGTGCAGATGCCGGAGATGGACGGCTTCGCCCTCTGTGCGGCGGTGCGGGCGGACCCGAACCTCCACGGCACGCCCTTCATGATGCTCACCTCGCTGAAGGACGACGCGAGCCGGCAGAAGGGCAAGCTGGTGGGTGCGAGCGCGTTCCTCAACAAGCCGGTCTCCGTGGATGACCTGCGCTCGAAGGTGCGCGACATCCTGAAGCTGCCCGCCACCCGGTACTAG
- a CDS encoding methyl-accepting chemotaxis protein — MDVKGTKLTLPGQGAVGRLSLRVKILAVTGVTGLLVAGILILAFWLQMGAAQRDDLSRRSHMVSAELAKTLTPMLVTSSDPGKLQASAHGVLRHVPDVAYVLVRDARGELVAEVAAERFAGEDTAAPEGDEPVDRRLSVNGQNVVESTTPILAPSATAGAAPQRVGTVQVALHEEALADALRDTTRFTLLLGVLILAGCLLGAWLMSGLLIVPLDRLAHAAAGIAAGNLRQEVDTRGRDEIGDVARSFAVMADALAHLLQDLRGAASEMEREATGVLATSTQQSAMAHQQASAINETSTTVAEIAQTSKQATAYADSVISQTQKSESLSAEGQKVVAESVSGMEKLGDQVKAIALAITDLSERTLQIGDIISTVKDVAEQSNLLALNASIEAAKAGEHGRGFAVVATEMRTLAEQSRIAADQVRGLLNEVQKGTRAAVSATEEGSRRAQAAMELARGAGNTILGLSEVIRESSGAARQIAGNTRQQTIGVEQISAAMGELTSAMGDAVEQTRRIEQVAGNLTNLSRRFSDLVGRYQL; from the coding sequence GTGGACGTCAAAGGGACGAAGCTGACACTGCCGGGACAGGGCGCGGTGGGACGGCTCAGCCTGAGGGTCAAAATCCTTGCCGTCACCGGGGTGACGGGGCTGCTGGTGGCCGGCATCCTCATCCTGGCGTTCTGGCTGCAGATGGGCGCCGCGCAGCGCGATGACCTGTCCCGCCGCTCCCACATGGTGAGCGCGGAGCTGGCGAAGACGCTCACGCCCATGCTGGTGACGAGCTCCGACCCGGGGAAGCTCCAGGCCTCGGCGCACGGTGTGCTGCGCCACGTGCCGGACGTGGCCTACGTGCTGGTGCGCGACGCGCGGGGAGAGCTGGTGGCCGAGGTCGCCGCCGAGCGCTTCGCGGGCGAGGACACGGCGGCGCCCGAGGGCGACGAGCCGGTGGACCGCCGACTGAGCGTCAACGGACAGAACGTGGTGGAGTCCACGACACCCATCCTCGCGCCATCCGCCACGGCGGGCGCCGCGCCCCAGCGGGTGGGCACGGTGCAGGTGGCGCTCCACGAGGAGGCGCTGGCCGACGCGTTGCGCGACACCACGCGCTTCACGCTGCTGCTCGGTGTGCTCATCCTCGCGGGCTGCCTCCTGGGGGCCTGGCTGATGTCGGGGCTGCTCATCGTGCCGCTGGACCGGCTGGCGCACGCGGCCGCCGGCATCGCCGCGGGCAACCTGCGCCAGGAGGTCGACACCCGGGGCCGGGACGAGATTGGCGACGTGGCGCGCAGCTTCGCGGTCATGGCGGACGCGCTCGCGCACCTGCTCCAGGATTTGCGCGGCGCCGCGTCGGAGATGGAGCGCGAGGCCACGGGCGTGCTGGCCACCTCCACCCAGCAGTCGGCCATGGCGCACCAGCAGGCCTCCGCCATCAACGAGACCAGCACCACGGTGGCGGAGATTGCCCAGACGTCCAAGCAGGCCACCGCGTATGCGGACTCGGTCATCTCCCAGACGCAGAAGTCGGAGTCGCTCAGCGCGGAGGGCCAGAAGGTCGTCGCGGAGAGCGTGTCCGGCATGGAGAAGCTGGGCGACCAGGTGAAGGCCATTGCCCTGGCAATCACGGACCTGAGCGAGCGCACGCTGCAGATTGGCGACATCATCAGCACGGTGAAGGACGTGGCCGAGCAGTCGAACCTGCTGGCGCTCAACGCCTCCATCGAGGCGGCCAAGGCGGGCGAGCACGGCCGCGGCTTCGCGGTGGTGGCCACGGAGATGCGCACGCTGGCGGAGCAGTCGCGCATCGCCGCGGACCAGGTGCGCGGCCTGCTCAACGAGGTGCAGAAGGGCACTCGCGCGGCCGTCAGCGCCACCGAGGAGGGCAGCCGGCGTGCGCAGGCGGCCATGGAACTGGCGCGAGGCGCGGGCAACACCATCCTCGGCCTGTCGGAGGTCATCCGGGAGTCCTCGGGCGCGGCGCGGCAGATTGCCGGCAACACGCGCCAGCAGACCATCGGCGTGGAGCAGATCTCCGCGGCCATGGGCGAGCTGACCTCGGCCATGGGAGACGCGGTGGAGCAGACCCGGCGCATCGAGCAGGTGGCCGGCAACCTGACGAATCTTTCCAGGCGGTTCTCGGACCTGGTGGGTAGGTACCAGTTATGA
- a CDS encoding CheR family methyltransferase has protein sequence MSEAVLDDATLVRVEEVLRAACGLTLARSLRRSLETALTRASEASGLEPDAFLRNLLLRESAAVESFIEHAVIGETYFFRHPEQLRALARLAQAHAGPFFHVWSAGCASGEEPYSIAMALLASGMPEGRFRVLATDVSGRALQRAREGAYGTWSLRRIEPELEKRFLVARGDQLSVVPLVRRTVDFRRHNLAVDVPPVQGLAAIFCRNVLIYFPPELVRDVLVRFIEALAPGGMLFVSPAEVPLTNGLGLETVDAEGSVALRVPMPGVTRPAAAAVARLERPRPVSAPPRRIISVLPVPEPAPAPPVARVEEPASPDPLARALDAARAGRFEEAEALAREAAKGLVPEAYLLLAMVAEGRGDLNGAVEAVRKALYLEPQLALGHATLVALYGRMDRREDAERARQNALRALDGLDDEQPLRGVETMTAGGLRQALVPRTQTGWQGAR, from the coding sequence GTGAGCGAGGCGGTGCTCGACGATGCGACGCTCGTCCGCGTCGAGGAGGTGCTCCGGGCGGCCTGTGGCCTGACGCTGGCGCGCAGCCTGCGCCGCTCGCTGGAGACGGCGCTGACGCGGGCCTCCGAGGCGAGCGGGTTGGAGCCGGACGCCTTCCTGCGAAACCTCCTGCTGCGCGAGTCCGCGGCGGTGGAGAGCTTCATCGAGCACGCCGTCATCGGCGAGACGTACTTCTTCCGTCACCCGGAGCAACTGCGCGCCCTGGCGCGGCTGGCGCAGGCTCATGCCGGCCCCTTCTTCCACGTGTGGAGCGCGGGCTGCGCGAGCGGCGAGGAACCCTACAGCATCGCCATGGCGCTCCTGGCGTCGGGCATGCCGGAGGGGCGCTTCCGCGTGCTGGCCACCGACGTGTCCGGCCGGGCGCTGCAGCGAGCGCGCGAGGGCGCCTACGGGACGTGGTCCTTGCGCCGCATCGAGCCGGAATTGGAGAAGCGCTTCCTCGTGGCTCGGGGCGACCAGCTCTCCGTGGTGCCGCTGGTGCGGCGCACCGTGGACTTCCGGCGCCACAACCTCGCGGTGGACGTGCCGCCCGTGCAGGGGCTCGCCGCCATCTTCTGCCGCAACGTCCTCATCTACTTCCCGCCGGAGCTGGTGCGCGACGTGCTGGTGCGCTTCATCGAGGCGCTCGCCCCGGGCGGGATGCTCTTCGTGTCGCCCGCCGAGGTGCCCCTCACCAACGGCCTGGGCCTGGAGACGGTGGACGCCGAGGGCAGCGTGGCGCTGCGCGTGCCGATGCCGGGGGTGACGCGCCCCGCCGCCGCGGCCGTCGCCCGGCTGGAGCGCCCGCGTCCCGTGTCCGCGCCGCCGCGGCGGATCATCTCCGTGCTGCCCGTGCCGGAGCCCGCGCCCGCGCCGCCCGTCGCGCGCGTGGAAGAGCCTGCCTCGCCGGATCCGCTGGCGCGCGCGCTGGACGCCGCTCGCGCCGGCCGCTTCGAGGAGGCCGAGGCGCTGGCGCGCGAGGCGGCGAAGGGGCTGGTGCCCGAGGCGTACCTGCTGCTGGCGATGGTGGCGGAGGGGCGGGGAGACCTGAACGGGGCGGTGGAGGCGGTGCGCAAGGCGCTGTACCTGGAGCCGCAACTGGCGCTCGGGCACGCGACGCTGGTGGCACTGTACGGGCGGATGGATCGGCGCGAGGACGCCGAGCGGGCGAGGCAGAACGCCCTGCGCGCGCTGGACGGGCTGGACGACGAGCAGCCGCTGCGCGGGGTGGAGACGATGACCGCCGGAGGCCTGCGGCAGGCCCTGGTGCCGAGGACGCAGACCGGATGGCAGGGCGCGCGCTGA
- a CDS encoding chemotaxis protein CheW, translating to MSDTPNHSNAQVRRLSVQERLSELEAEQARLRRELVSLAGELRLPGMYLTIDAASTSALLAADSVQEVVRLVEMEPLPGAPPHIAGTFVYRGSPAVVVDLAALMGVRRVPDLDAHLVICKGARTVAVLVDRVRDLVESPVLVDGTLDGTEALPWDATGLMAGLCRTPEGVRPLLRTSAVLVGSEGS from the coding sequence ATGTCCGACACCCCCAACCATTCCAACGCCCAGGTGCGCCGGCTCTCGGTCCAGGAGCGGCTGAGCGAGCTGGAGGCCGAGCAGGCCCGGCTGCGCCGTGAACTCGTGTCGCTCGCGGGCGAGCTGCGCCTGCCGGGCATGTACCTCACCATCGACGCGGCGAGCACCAGCGCGCTGCTGGCCGCGGACTCGGTGCAGGAGGTGGTGCGGCTCGTGGAGATGGAGCCGCTGCCGGGCGCGCCGCCGCACATCGCGGGGACGTTCGTCTACCGGGGCAGCCCGGCGGTGGTGGTGGACCTGGCGGCGCTGATGGGCGTGCGCCGCGTGCCGGATCTGGACGCGCACCTGGTCATCTGCAAGGGCGCGCGCACGGTGGCGGTGCTGGTGGACCGGGTGCGCGACCTGGTGGAGTCGCCCGTGCTGGTGGACGGGACGCTCGACGGGACGGAAGCCCTGCCCTGGGATGCGACGGGGCTGATGGCGGGGCTGTGCCGCACTCCGGAAGGGGTGCGCCCGTTGCTGCGCACCTCGGCGGTGCTGGTGGGGTCGGAGGGCTCGTGA